One segment of Arthrobacter sp. MMS18-M83 DNA contains the following:
- a CDS encoding SDR family NAD(P)-dependent oxidoreductase — MTRVAVVTGGASGIGRAISTRLADEGYAVAVLDVNGEGAELVAKELSAAGGKAVGYQVDVSDRAQVDHAIEKARGELGPIGVLVSSAAVAVQEPFAEITPESWNRVLAINLTGTFNCVQSVIHDMVDAQWGRIVLISSVSAQTGAPSLAAYSASKGGVIALTRTLALEYASSGLTVNSIAPSAIDTPALRKKQEAGILPPSDVLGKGLPVGRIGTGEDIAASCAFLCSDQASFITGQIMGVNGGTFTG, encoded by the coding sequence ATGACACGAGTCGCGGTGGTGACCGGGGGTGCTTCCGGCATCGGCAGGGCGATTTCCACCCGGCTCGCCGACGAGGGGTACGCCGTTGCCGTCCTGGACGTAAACGGCGAGGGCGCCGAGCTCGTCGCCAAGGAGCTGTCCGCGGCAGGCGGCAAGGCGGTGGGATACCAGGTTGACGTAAGCGATCGAGCCCAAGTCGACCATGCCATCGAGAAAGCCCGGGGCGAGCTCGGCCCCATCGGAGTGCTGGTCTCCAGTGCAGCCGTGGCGGTCCAGGAGCCTTTCGCCGAAATCACGCCCGAATCCTGGAACCGCGTTCTCGCCATCAACCTGACGGGCACCTTCAACTGCGTCCAGTCCGTGATCCACGACATGGTGGACGCCCAATGGGGCAGGATCGTCCTGATCTCCTCCGTGAGTGCCCAGACCGGAGCGCCGAGCCTGGCGGCCTACTCGGCCTCGAAGGGCGGCGTGATCGCACTGACCAGGACCCTGGCCCTGGAATACGCATCCTCAGGCCTGACCGTCAACAGCATCGCTCCCTCCGCGATCGACACACCGGCCCTACGCAAGAAGCAGGAGGCAGGGATACTTCCACCGAGCGATGTCCTGGGGAAGGGCCTTCCTGTCGGGCGCATCGGCACGGGCGAGGACATCGCCGCTTCCTGCGCGTTTCTCTGCTCGGATCAGGCCTCATTCATCACCGGACAGATCATGGGCGTCAACGGTGGCACATTCACCGGGTGA
- a CDS encoding flavin-containing monooxygenase, which translates to MAEQTSSDVDVEVLVIGAGVVGIYALQRALEAGFSAQTLEAGEGVGGVWYWNRYPSARFDSESYTYGYIHSKGLFDKWRWEEEFATQPEIERYLNFVVDHFDLRGHIRTGQKVVSAVWNEVDTAWTVSTEKGETIRARWVVSATGGLSVPNYPDLDGLEDFKGQACHTGAWPQTPVDFTGKRVAIIGNGPSGAQILPAIVDLVESVDLYQRTPTWTTPLNNAPITDERHAWLIKNFDEIAGKLGSPANPTGFLHEPAGKFSTDDSFEERQAFYEKVWNSPGFGKLTTNYYDMTTNREVNLEFCEFLANKVRSIVKDPITAERLIPKDHLFGAKRPPFVSHYYESFNNPRASLIALRETPIVRVDGTGIETTEGHREYDIIVFATGFDFGTGALTRMGIKGLDGLDLSTDWEDGPADFGGFSAHQLPNFFFPGGPHGAGGGNYPRYSQDQIDWITATLIYAREHGYERFEPTAEQQEGWMNMIETLAPKSIFSAEHSHYYGANVEGKVRKFLLNPGGRAKLHEMLGEMTATGNYGGALSTVRERVSAV; encoded by the coding sequence ATGGCAGAACAGACCAGCAGCGACGTCGATGTCGAAGTACTGGTGATTGGCGCAGGTGTTGTCGGCATCTACGCGCTCCAGCGTGCGCTTGAGGCCGGGTTCTCGGCCCAGACGCTGGAGGCGGGAGAGGGCGTCGGCGGCGTCTGGTACTGGAACCGTTACCCCTCCGCTCGCTTCGATTCCGAAAGCTACACGTACGGCTACATCCACTCCAAGGGCCTCTTCGACAAGTGGCGTTGGGAGGAGGAGTTCGCTACCCAGCCCGAGATCGAGCGCTACCTCAACTTCGTGGTGGACCACTTCGACCTGCGGGGGCACATCCGCACGGGCCAGAAGGTCGTCTCGGCAGTGTGGAACGAGGTGGACACGGCATGGACAGTGTCGACCGAGAAGGGCGAAACCATCCGGGCACGCTGGGTCGTCTCGGCGACCGGCGGTCTCTCCGTGCCGAACTACCCCGACCTGGATGGCCTTGAGGACTTCAAGGGGCAGGCCTGCCACACCGGCGCCTGGCCGCAAACCCCGGTCGATTTCACGGGAAAGCGGGTTGCCATCATCGGCAACGGGCCGAGCGGCGCGCAAATCCTGCCTGCCATCGTTGACCTGGTCGAGTCCGTGGACCTCTACCAGCGCACCCCGACCTGGACGACACCGCTAAACAACGCGCCCATCACCGATGAGCGCCACGCGTGGCTTATCAAGAACTTCGACGAGATTGCCGGGAAGCTGGGATCCCCGGCGAACCCGACCGGCTTCCTGCACGAGCCCGCTGGCAAGTTCTCGACCGACGACTCCTTCGAGGAGCGGCAGGCCTTCTACGAGAAGGTCTGGAACAGCCCGGGCTTTGGCAAGCTCACTACCAACTACTACGACATGACAACGAACCGCGAGGTCAACCTCGAGTTTTGCGAGTTTCTCGCCAACAAGGTCCGCAGCATCGTCAAGGATCCCATTACGGCCGAACGGCTGATCCCGAAGGACCACCTGTTCGGCGCGAAGCGCCCGCCGTTCGTCTCGCACTATTACGAGTCGTTCAACAATCCGAGGGCCTCGCTGATCGCGCTCAGGGAGACGCCAATTGTGCGGGTCGACGGGACCGGCATCGAAACGACCGAGGGGCATCGCGAGTACGACATCATCGTCTTCGCCACCGGCTTCGACTTTGGTACCGGCGCCCTCACGCGCATGGGCATCAAGGGCCTCGACGGCCTCGACCTCAGCACGGACTGGGAAGACGGCCCCGCGGACTTCGGTGGGTTCAGCGCACACCAGCTGCCGAACTTCTTCTTCCCTGGCGGGCCGCACGGCGCCGGCGGTGGCAACTACCCGCGCTATTCGCAGGACCAGATCGACTGGATCACTGCCACCCTGATCTACGCGCGTGAGCACGGCTACGAGCGTTTCGAACCGACCGCCGAACAGCAAGAAGGGTGGATGAACATGATCGAGACCCTCGCGCCCAAATCCATCTTCTCGGCAGAGCACAGCCACTACTACGGCGCGAACGTCGAGGGCAAGGTGCGCAAGTTCCTGCTCAACCCGGGCGGACGCGCCAAGCTGCACGAGATGCTGGGCGAAATGACCGCAACCGGGAACTACGGCGGCGCGTTGTCGACCGTGCGCGAGCGTGTGAGCGCGGTATGA
- a CDS encoding DUF4286 family protein — MTDNTLPPREMLLALVNPVEDRDEAFRPWYWETHIPEVLGLPGFVAAQRYRAATDAPASVSHQYATIYEVEGSAASARDMLFGAGLGMSPDLDLGTMVFVPFVAEGNPVLP; from the coding sequence ATGACCGATAACACACTGCCACCACGCGAGATGCTGCTGGCGCTCGTCAACCCCGTGGAGGACCGCGACGAAGCGTTCCGCCCCTGGTACTGGGAGACACATATACCTGAGGTGCTTGGGCTTCCCGGCTTCGTGGCGGCCCAGCGCTACCGCGCCGCCACGGACGCGCCCGCTTCGGTCTCGCACCAGTACGCGACGATCTACGAAGTCGAAGGATCTGCAGCCTCTGCCCGCGACATGCTGTTCGGGGCTGGCCTCGGCATGAGCCCGGACCTCGATCTGGGCACCATGGTGTTCGTTCCTTTCGTCGCAGAAGGGAACCCCGTCCTCCCATAG
- a CDS encoding SDR family NAD(P)-dependent oxidoreductase gives MTSFVPGEVAVVTAAGSGIGKSLALALAARGLKLVIADIDSNGLEATRDELKSFDTEVLAVPTDVTDAESVDRLARTTLEHFGTFDLICNNVGAANAQRPSWEISPDAWQRLLSLNLWSVINGIRAFVPHMVEKNHGHVLNTASMSGLSIVPGIADYIVTKHAVVALTETLRAELDASAPGVSATVLCPGIVRTPMSAAIESERVENAAGSSARRGSIPAVPAINPHDVAENALAAMEANYLYAVPAIDPLMRIRPTVDRLLQEVSSQPRAITAHP, from the coding sequence ATGACCAGTTTCGTACCAGGAGAGGTAGCCGTGGTAACCGCCGCGGGAAGCGGCATCGGGAAGTCGCTTGCCCTGGCGTTGGCGGCCCGCGGGCTCAAGCTCGTGATTGCCGACATCGATTCGAACGGATTGGAGGCCACCCGCGATGAGCTGAAGTCATTCGACACCGAAGTCCTCGCGGTGCCCACCGACGTAACCGATGCAGAATCGGTCGACAGGCTCGCGCGCACAACTCTTGAGCATTTCGGCACTTTTGACCTCATATGCAACAACGTCGGGGCCGCCAATGCCCAGCGCCCGTCCTGGGAGATCAGCCCGGATGCCTGGCAGCGACTGCTTTCCCTGAACCTATGGAGCGTCATCAACGGGATCCGTGCCTTCGTGCCGCACATGGTCGAAAAGAACCACGGCCATGTGCTGAACACGGCCTCCATGTCCGGCCTGTCCATCGTCCCGGGCATCGCCGACTACATCGTAACCAAGCACGCCGTCGTCGCACTCACCGAGACGCTGCGTGCCGAATTGGACGCATCGGCGCCTGGCGTCAGCGCCACCGTCCTCTGCCCGGGCATCGTCCGCACGCCCATGAGCGCGGCCATCGAATCCGAGCGCGTCGAGAACGCCGCAGGGTCCTCCGCAAGAAGAGGCTCCATCCCTGCCGTTCCGGCCATAAACCCCCACGACGTGGCAGAGAACGCACTCGCGGCCATGGAAGCCAACTATCTCTACGCGGTGCCAGCCATCGATCCTCTGATGCGGATCCGTCCCACGGTGGACCGCCTGCTCCAGGAAGTATCCAGCCAACCTCGAGCCATAACGGCCCATCCCTGA